The Methylomonas koyamae genome has a segment encoding these proteins:
- a CDS encoding DUF4287 domain-containing protein, whose translation MSFQAYLDNIKAKTGMGADDFKQLATKKGFMADGKLRTDVKAGQIVAWLKEDFELGHGHAMAIVAVLKGSKNEGDK comes from the coding sequence ATGTCATTTCAAGCATATCTCGACAACATTAAAGCAAAAACGGGCATGGGGGCTGATGACTTCAAACAACTTGCCACAAAAAAGGGCTTCATGGCCGACGGCAAGCTCCGCACCGATGTCAAAGCAGGGCAAATTGTGGCTTGGCTCAAGGAGGACTTTGAACTTGGGCATGGTCATGCAATGGCCATTGTTGCCGTTCTCAAAGGTTCAAAAAATGAAGGAGACAAGTAA
- a CDS encoding DUF4942 domain-containing protein yields MMEPFQYYPTPETLGRKAWAKFKNTQFVRVLEPSAGEGHLLKAKPRDHYQRLAIDCIELDIRKHAVLRDEGYAVVGMDFLQFQSGSVYSHIIMNPPFADGAKHVLKAWEILFDGEIVAIVNAETLKNPFSRERQQLLRLIEQHGEVEFLSDMFAGAEAERKTAVEIALVWLQKTSTFEQDILGSILDDLRQDRREADDLLGEFQLPNELALPNDFIDNAVLMFNAAVEAARQAVFSEARANRYRVMLGKTLGELNGGGLRGDDESSSAAVKRTLFKRYHELKNRAWASILRSTQVTSRLSSAAQKRLEADFETVKSLEFTVPNIYGFMQGIIEQQGEIQLSMVCDVFDLITRYYRDNTVFYMGWKSNDKHRTLGMRIKTTRFILPGHGVSSYQNGLNWESERLLADFDKVFALLDGKTEAEVSLVSVFKQQFHALRDGQRISASYFDVRYYPGIGTIHFFPKSKTLIDRMNRWVGRQRRWLPPVDTQAGTGFWQQFEQAERFDKAFHAEVNRQSKREGQNYRFNPYWAIQHGCGSEREQSQRLLTQAMNSVLASRGIDPDAALENEPTPLLIETGASASSPIQALAS; encoded by the coding sequence ATGATGGAACCCTTTCAATACTACCCCACACCGGAAACCCTGGGCCGCAAAGCCTGGGCCAAGTTCAAGAATACCCAGTTCGTCCGAGTGCTGGAACCCTCGGCCGGCGAAGGCCATTTACTCAAAGCCAAGCCTCGCGATCATTACCAACGCTTGGCTATCGATTGCATCGAACTCGATATTCGTAAACACGCCGTGTTACGCGACGAAGGCTATGCGGTGGTGGGCATGGATTTTCTGCAGTTTCAAAGCGGCAGTGTCTATTCGCACATCATCATGAATCCGCCGTTTGCCGACGGCGCCAAGCATGTGCTGAAGGCGTGGGAGATTTTATTTGACGGTGAGATCGTCGCCATTGTCAATGCCGAAACGCTGAAAAACCCGTTTTCCAGGGAACGGCAACAGCTGCTGCGCTTGATCGAGCAGCACGGTGAGGTCGAGTTTTTATCGGACATGTTCGCCGGCGCGGAGGCCGAACGCAAAACCGCGGTGGAAATTGCCCTGGTCTGGTTGCAGAAAACCTCGACCTTCGAACAGGACATCCTCGGCAGTATTCTGGACGATTTGCGCCAGGATAGGCGGGAGGCCGACGATTTGCTGGGTGAGTTTCAATTGCCAAACGAGTTGGCCTTGCCGAATGACTTCATCGACAACGCGGTACTGATGTTCAATGCCGCGGTCGAAGCTGCACGCCAAGCCGTGTTCAGTGAAGCCCGCGCCAACCGTTATCGGGTCATGCTGGGTAAAACCCTGGGTGAATTGAACGGGGGTGGTCTCCGGGGGGACGACGAGTCGTCGTCGGCTGCGGTGAAGCGGACCCTGTTTAAACGCTATCACGAGCTGAAGAATCGGGCCTGGGCCAGCATCCTGCGCTCGACCCAAGTCACCTCGCGTTTGTCGTCGGCGGCGCAAAAGCGGCTGGAGGCGGATTTCGAAACGGTGAAGTCTTTGGAATTTACCGTGCCGAACATCTATGGCTTTATGCAAGGCATCATCGAACAGCAAGGCGAAATTCAACTGAGCATGGTCTGCGATGTGTTCGATCTGATCACCCGCTATTACCGCGATAACACGGTGTTTTATATGGGCTGGAAATCCAACGACAAACACCGCACCTTGGGGATGCGAATCAAAACCACCCGCTTCATTTTGCCGGGACATGGTGTCAGTTCCTACCAGAACGGTCTGAATTGGGAATCGGAACGGCTGTTAGCGGATTTCGACAAGGTGTTTGCCTTGCTCGACGGCAAGACCGAAGCCGAAGTCAGTTTAGTATCGGTGTTTAAACAGCAGTTTCATGCGCTACGGGACGGCCAGCGGATCAGCGCCAGTTACTTTGACGTGCGCTACTATCCGGGCATCGGCACCATCCACTTCTTTCCGAAAAGCAAAACCTTGATCGATCGGATGAACCGTTGGGTCGGCCGCCAGCGCCGCTGGTTGCCGCCGGTGGACACGCAGGCTGGCACAGGCTTCTGGCAGCAGTTCGAACAAGCCGAACGCTTCGATAAAGCGTTTCATGCCGAAGTGAACAGGCAATCCAAACGGGAAGGTCAGAATTACCGCTTTAATCCCTATTGGGCCATCCAACATGGCTGCGGCTCGGAACGGGAACAAAGCCAACGTCTGTTAACCCAGGCGATGAACAGCGTGTTGGCCAGCCGCGGCATTGATCCGGATGCCGCGTTGGAAAATGAACCAACCCCCTTGCTTATAGAAACCGGCGCCTCAGCCTCAAGCCCTATCCAGGCGTTGGCCTCGTAA
- a CDS encoding helix-turn-helix transcriptional regulator, with protein sequence MKPRTILPGAMTIDEAADYVSLSKATLKNLIHKGDFPKPRQLAGKRVGILVREVNEWLETRPVSNQLPPPNTGRNEA encoded by the coding sequence ATGAAACCAAGAACCATCCTACCAGGCGCGATGACAATAGACGAGGCCGCTGATTATGTAAGTCTTTCCAAAGCCACCTTGAAAAATCTTATACATAAAGGTGATTTTCCAAAGCCAAGACAACTAGCCGGCAAGCGGGTCGGCATATTAGTCAGAGAAGTTAATGAGTGGCTGGAAACAAGACCCGTTTCCAATCAGTTACCCCCGCCGAATACGGGTAGAAATGAGGCATAA
- a CDS encoding YqaJ viral recombinase family protein, translated as MTETALQTPPTRRAKPALRLVNTKNLPREDWLDVRKRGIGSSDAAAAVGLNPYKSQLELWLEKTGRDGNLPKTDPNDEDSPTYWGNLLEPIVAAHYTRRTGNKVRRINAVLQHPHPSLLWMLANIDREVVGRAEVQILECKTAGINGARLWRDGVPEYIQLQVQH; from the coding sequence ATGACCGAAACCGCATTACAAACGCCACCGACCCGGCGGGCTAAACCTGCCTTGCGTCTGGTCAACACCAAAAACTTACCCCGTGAAGACTGGCTTGATGTCAGAAAGCGCGGGATTGGCAGTTCCGATGCCGCTGCAGCGGTCGGTTTGAACCCGTATAAGTCCCAGCTGGAACTGTGGCTGGAAAAGACCGGCCGCGACGGCAATCTGCCGAAAACCGATCCCAATGACGAGGACAGTCCGACTTATTGGGGCAATCTGCTAGAACCGATTGTGGCTGCGCATTACACACGGCGCACGGGTAACAAGGTACGGCGCATCAATGCCGTATTGCAACATCCGCATCCCAGCTTGCTGTGGATGCTGGCCAATATCGACCGCGAAGTCGTCGGTCGTGCTGAGGTGCAAATCCTGGAATGCAAAACCGCCGGCATCAACGGCGCCCGGCTCTGGCGGGACGGCGTGCCGGAATATATCCAGTTACAGGTGCAACACTAG
- the mutS gene encoding DNA mismatch repair protein MutS, which produces MQKDQTIQHTPMMQQYLRIKAQHPEILLFYRMGDFYELFYDDAKRAAQLLDITLTARGASAGAPIPMAGIPYHAAENYIARLLKQGESIAICEQIGDPGKTKGPVERKVVRIVTPGTVTDEALLEDRKDNLLLALARFDKSIGLACLDLTSGKFVLQQLDNDSQLLAEIERLNPAELLYSEDQALPAGVKERKGLCKRPPWHFELDSCRQLILKQFNCHDLKGFGCEQLPAAICAAGCLLQYVRDTQFNALPHIRGIAVENEGDSISLDAASRRNLELDSHPSGQMQYTLLGVLDKTATAMGSRCLRRWLHRPLRDQTVVNGRYACIASLIDNELYRDLQTSLRQVGDIERISSRIALKSARPRDLLTLRLTLAVLPELQQKLAGSDNPHLDALRGQLREHPELVDLLQRAIIANPPMLIRDGGVIAPGFNTELDELRNLSQNADQFLIDMEQRERASTGIANLKVNYNRVHGYYIEISNAQADKVPVHYTRKQTLKGAERYITPELKSFEDKVLSAREKSLAFEKALYDELLGTLGEALIDLQQCATALAELDVLVNFAERAETLDWTQPVLTQEPGIHIVAGRHPVVEQLSSIPFVANDLDFSGDRRMLVITGPNMGGKSTYMRQAALIVLLAHIGSYVPAQSLTCGPVDKIFTRIGASDDLSSGRSTFMVEMSETANILHNASANSLILMDEIGRGTSTFDGLSLAWACADYLARNVKAFTLFATHYFELTTLAEEQSGIHNIHLDAMEHGDKIVFLHAVKDGPASQSYGLQVAALAGVPQSVIANAKHKLAQLENVAYIEQQDRSEIDQFDLFTSQECHPALVLLDELDPDQLSPRQALDTLYRLAGLVKNYKT; this is translated from the coding sequence ATGCAGAAAGACCAGACAATACAACACACCCCGATGATGCAGCAATACCTGCGCATCAAGGCGCAACATCCGGAGATTTTGTTGTTTTACCGGATGGGCGATTTTTACGAGCTGTTTTACGACGACGCCAAGCGCGCCGCGCAATTGCTGGACATCACGCTGACCGCGCGCGGCGCCTCGGCCGGCGCGCCGATTCCGATGGCCGGCATCCCTTACCACGCAGCCGAAAACTATATCGCCAGACTGTTGAAGCAAGGCGAGTCGATTGCGATCTGCGAGCAAATCGGCGATCCCGGCAAAACCAAGGGGCCGGTCGAACGTAAAGTCGTACGCATCGTCACGCCCGGCACCGTCACCGACGAAGCCTTGCTGGAGGACCGCAAGGACAATCTGCTGTTGGCGTTGGCGCGCTTCGATAAATCGATTGGCTTGGCCTGCCTGGATTTGACCAGCGGCAAGTTCGTACTGCAACAACTGGACAACGACAGCCAATTGCTGGCCGAAATCGAACGGCTGAATCCGGCCGAATTGCTGTATAGCGAAGACCAAGCCTTGCCTGCCGGCGTCAAGGAACGCAAGGGTTTGTGCAAACGGCCGCCCTGGCATTTCGAGTTGGATAGTTGCCGGCAATTGATACTCAAGCAATTCAACTGCCACGACCTGAAAGGCTTCGGCTGCGAACAGCTGCCGGCGGCGATTTGCGCGGCAGGTTGCTTGCTGCAATACGTGCGCGATACCCAATTCAACGCCCTGCCCCACATCCGCGGCATCGCGGTCGAGAACGAAGGCGATAGCATCAGCCTGGACGCCGCCAGCCGCCGCAACCTGGAACTGGACAGCCACCCCAGCGGCCAGATGCAATACACCCTGCTCGGCGTGCTGGACAAAACCGCCACGGCGATGGGCAGCCGCTGTTTGCGGCGCTGGTTGCACCGGCCTTTGCGCGACCAGACAGTGGTCAATGGCCGTTATGCCTGCATCGCCAGCCTGATCGACAACGAGCTGTATCGCGATTTGCAAACCAGCCTGCGCCAGGTTGGCGACATCGAACGCATCAGTTCGCGTATCGCCTTGAAATCGGCCCGCCCGCGCGACCTGTTGACCCTGCGCCTAACCTTGGCCGTATTGCCGGAGCTGCAACAAAAACTGGCCGGTAGCGACAATCCGCACCTGGACGCGTTGCGCGGACAATTGCGCGAACACCCGGAATTGGTCGATCTGTTGCAGCGCGCCATCATAGCCAATCCGCCGATGTTGATCCGCGACGGCGGCGTCATCGCCCCCGGTTTCAACACCGAACTCGACGAATTGCGCAACCTGAGCCAAAACGCCGACCAATTTTTGATCGACATGGAACAGCGCGAACGCGCCAGCACCGGCATCGCCAATTTAAAGGTGAATTACAACCGGGTGCACGGCTATTACATCGAAATTTCCAACGCCCAGGCCGACAAGGTGCCAGTGCATTACACCCGCAAACAGACTTTGAAAGGCGCCGAGCGTTACATCACGCCGGAACTCAAATCTTTCGAAGACAAGGTGCTCAGCGCCCGGGAAAAATCGCTGGCGTTTGAAAAAGCCTTGTACGACGAACTGCTGGGTACGCTGGGCGAGGCGTTGATCGATTTACAACAATGCGCGACGGCCTTGGCAGAATTGGATGTGTTGGTCAATTTTGCCGAACGCGCCGAAACCCTGGACTGGACGCAACCTGTTTTGACGCAAGAGCCAGGCATTCATATCGTCGCCGGCCGCCATCCGGTGGTCGAACAATTGTCCAGCATTCCGTTCGTTGCTAACGACCTGGATTTTTCCGGCGACAGACGCATGCTGGTCATCACCGGCCCCAACATGGGCGGTAAATCGACCTATATGCGTCAGGCGGCTTTGATCGTGTTGCTGGCCCACATCGGCAGTTACGTGCCGGCGCAGTCCCTGACTTGCGGCCCCGTTGACAAGATTTTCACCCGCATAGGCGCCTCCGACGATCTGTCCAGCGGCCGCTCGACCTTCATGGTCGAGATGTCGGAAACCGCCAACATCTTGCACAACGCCAGCGCCAACAGTTTGATTTTGATGGACGAAATCGGCCGCGGCACCAGCACCTTCGACGGCCTATCGCTGGCGTGGGCTTGCGCCGATTACCTGGCGCGCAACGTCAAGGCCTTTACCCTGTTCGCCACCCACTATTTCGAATTGACCACGCTGGCCGAGGAACAAAGCGGCATCCACAACATTCATCTGGATGCGATGGAACACGGCGACAAGATCGTGTTTTTACATGCGGTCAAGGACGGCCCGGCCAGCCAGAGTTACGGCTTGCAGGTCGCGGCGTTGGCCGGCGTGCCGCAATCGGTGATCGCCAACGCCAAGCACAAGCTGGCGCAATTGGAAAACGTCGCCTACATCGAGCAGCAGGACCGTAGCGAAATCGACCAATTCGATTTGTTTACCAGCCAGGAATGTCATCCGGCGCTGGTGTTGTTGGACGAACTCGATCCGGACCAACTCAGCCCCAGACAAGCGCTGGATACCCTATACCGTTTGGCCGGCTTGGTGAAAAACTACAAAACCTGA
- the radC gene encoding RadC family protein: protein MLFIRGSNNRYRVAAEDDVIFEALQIYNRYFSRGEALTDPDKAKDCIKLKLAPLEHEVFLGVFLDNQHKVIACEELFRGTIDGASVYPREVVKTALQHNAAALIFAHNHPSGISEPSQADRVITEKLKSALALIDIRVLDHFVVGEAVYSFAEHGLL from the coding sequence ATGTTATTCATTCGCGGAAGCAATAACCGTTACCGCGTGGCCGCTGAAGACGATGTGATCTTCGAGGCCTTGCAAATCTATAACCGCTATTTCAGTCGCGGCGAAGCGCTGACCGATCCCGACAAAGCCAAGGACTGTATCAAGTTAAAACTGGCACCGTTGGAACACGAAGTGTTTCTGGGGGTGTTTCTGGACAATCAACACAAGGTCATCGCCTGCGAGGAATTGTTTCGTGGCACCATCGACGGCGCCAGTGTCTATCCACGGGAAGTGGTGAAAACCGCACTGCAACACAATGCCGCTGCGCTGATCTTTGCCCACAACCATCCGTCCGGCATCAGCGAACCCAGTCAAGCCGACCGGGTGATTACCGAGAAGCTAAAAAGCGCCTTGGCCTTGATCGACATCCGGGTACTGGATCACTTCGTGGTCGGAGAAGCCGTGTACTCCTTTGCGGAGCATGGGTTACTCTGA
- a CDS encoding pentapeptide repeat-containing protein produces MLKFLLRVATIVALVLCCAAWMPIEREGACPRSSEQCPRSPECKISKLQLEQFLSDHQAWLEKWDAQTKSMSADGRPTLCNADLHGVNLNGAFLRQADLRGADLSESQLHGADLFGASMTKAYLHLTQLSTADLDNAQMQDANLTAAVLKDAKMSGADLSQADLYLADLRGAKLIRAKLTKAYLEQTRLDHADLEGADLKGAVLQNSVVDETILAYSDMTGATYSPQSASPNAFVAGIRGLQSLKFPQSREDGLVQLRELLKKSGHRELERQLTYALESGKTAHAIAEWSWRTPDGVEGVFRKVAFDWTTAYGMHPGRALLLIASIWCGLIPIYGWAMWRQAHFPRPRSGIYRIWPKDRLEVRSGGPTLDNPGYVECVASRGLTLVAWSAYFSLMSTFHFGFREFSIGNWLSRAQPRSFSLESTGWVRTVAGVQAMVSLYLLAICILTYFGRPFE; encoded by the coding sequence ATGCTTAAATTTCTGTTACGCGTCGCCACAATTGTGGCTCTTGTCCTGTGTTGCGCCGCGTGGATGCCGATCGAGCGAGAAGGTGCTTGTCCGCGTTCCAGCGAGCAATGCCCTAGGTCGCCAGAATGTAAGATTTCTAAATTACAACTTGAACAATTCCTTTCGGATCATCAGGCATGGCTAGAAAAGTGGGATGCGCAAACGAAATCGATGTCCGCAGACGGCAGACCGACGCTGTGTAACGCGGATTTGCATGGAGTAAATCTCAACGGTGCATTTCTGAGGCAAGCGGACCTTAGAGGGGCTGATTTGAGTGAGTCCCAATTGCATGGCGCTGATTTATTTGGGGCATCAATGACAAAGGCGTACCTACACTTGACACAGCTTAGCACAGCGGATCTTGATAATGCTCAAATGCAAGATGCAAATCTAACTGCTGCTGTTTTGAAAGATGCCAAAATGTCGGGGGCGGACCTAAGCCAAGCCGATTTGTATCTAGCAGACTTGCGTGGTGCAAAATTGATCAGAGCTAAACTGACAAAGGCATATTTAGAGCAAACGCGTTTAGACCATGCAGACCTAGAAGGAGCCGATCTAAAAGGTGCAGTCCTCCAAAATTCGGTTGTGGATGAAACAATTTTAGCCTATTCAGATATGACAGGAGCCACCTATTCGCCTCAGTCCGCATCACCAAACGCATTTGTAGCGGGCATCAGAGGTTTGCAGTCCTTGAAGTTTCCCCAAAGCCGTGAAGACGGGCTTGTCCAGCTACGCGAATTACTGAAGAAAAGTGGTCACCGCGAACTAGAACGCCAACTAACATACGCTTTGGAAAGCGGAAAGACTGCTCACGCAATCGCCGAATGGTCTTGGCGAACACCCGATGGGGTGGAAGGTGTGTTTCGCAAAGTAGCGTTCGATTGGACAACCGCATATGGAATGCACCCTGGTCGTGCATTGCTTTTGATAGCATCTATTTGGTGTGGGCTAATTCCAATTTACGGCTGGGCTATGTGGCGCCAAGCTCACTTCCCCAGGCCGCGTTCGGGCATATATCGTATTTGGCCCAAGGATCGGCTTGAAGTCAGGAGTGGCGGTCCGACGTTAGATAATCCGGGCTACGTAGAGTGCGTAGCGTCCAGAGGTCTAACTCTTGTTGCTTGGTCTGCATATTTTTCGCTAATGTCGACCTTTCACTTCGGTTTTCGCGAATTCAGTATTGGCAATTGGCTATCAAGAGCCCAGCCTCGTAGTTTTTCATTAGAATCCACTGGATGGGTCCGCACAGTGGCAGGAGTCCAAGCTATGGTTAGCCTTTACTTATTAGCGATTTGTATATTGACCTACTTCGGTCGGCCTTTTGAATAG
- a CDS encoding tyrosine-type recombinase/integrase, translated as MLRHFDARAAKSLSPGQHIIISNYPGLRLTATATTRTWVYRYKSPIDSRMRQTALGHWPAMSFPAAIVAWEKLKADREKGIDHALVVKTNRQEKRKVEETKSLIDVENAYTVRVLCDEYLQGHVNQHRAKKGRTEIARMFNTMLGEVSNLPASSITRSIAFNLIQSYATSSPVQAGKLRCELGAAWDYAIDSGRLPETVANWWRLILRGKIRSKGKTIEGVKIGTAKRVLTEMEVAELIEWLPNFTKPLEDVLTLYLWTACRGAEIVSMAGSDIYEKNGQVWWSIPKHKTKNSRHEKATDQRVPLYGRALAIVKRRKLLFGDSYLFPMRDRSSHIQQKYITEQVFYRQPYSKIRPNLNRPRLTVTHWAPHDLRRTARTILAELGCPDSVGESILGHMLPGVVGTYNRHQYDTEKQEWLKRLSDHLEGLVA; from the coding sequence ATGTTACGCCACTTTGACGCCAGGGCGGCTAAATCTCTATCGCCAGGACAACATATCATTATCTCTAATTACCCTGGGTTGCGTCTAACTGCAACAGCTACAACTCGCACGTGGGTTTACCGCTATAAAAGTCCTATAGATAGTCGAATGAGACAAACGGCTCTCGGTCACTGGCCCGCTATGTCATTTCCTGCAGCCATTGTTGCATGGGAAAAGCTCAAAGCTGATCGTGAAAAGGGTATCGATCATGCATTGGTAGTAAAGACTAATCGACAGGAAAAGCGAAAAGTTGAAGAAACAAAATCTCTTATCGATGTTGAAAATGCCTACACAGTAAGGGTTTTATGCGACGAATACTTGCAGGGACATGTAAATCAGCATAGGGCTAAAAAAGGACGGACCGAAATTGCACGGATGTTTAATACTATGCTGGGCGAGGTTAGCAATCTTCCGGCATCATCGATTACACGTTCGATTGCATTTAATTTGATACAAAGTTACGCCACTTCATCGCCTGTACAGGCTGGAAAGTTACGCTGCGAGCTTGGCGCTGCTTGGGATTACGCAATTGATTCTGGGAGGTTGCCAGAAACTGTCGCTAATTGGTGGCGGTTAATTCTTAGAGGAAAAATACGCTCGAAAGGCAAAACGATAGAAGGAGTAAAGATCGGTACCGCAAAGAGAGTGTTAACAGAAATGGAAGTAGCCGAATTGATTGAATGGCTACCCAATTTCACAAAGCCGCTCGAGGATGTCTTAACGCTGTATTTGTGGACAGCATGCCGGGGCGCAGAAATTGTCAGCATGGCCGGATCGGATATCTATGAAAAAAATGGACAAGTTTGGTGGTCCATCCCTAAGCATAAAACAAAGAATTCTAGACACGAAAAGGCTACTGATCAACGTGTGCCACTTTACGGCCGGGCATTAGCGATTGTGAAGCGGAGGAAGTTACTATTTGGTGACAGCTACTTGTTTCCTATGCGTGATAGATCAAGCCATATTCAACAAAAATACATCACTGAGCAAGTGTTTTACAGGCAACCGTACTCGAAAATAAGGCCGAATTTAAATAGGCCTCGATTAACTGTCACGCATTGGGCGCCGCACGACCTACGCCGAACTGCACGAACCATTCTTGCGGAGTTAGGATGCCCGGATTCCGTCGGCGAATCGATATTGGGGCATATGCTGCCAGGCGTGGTAGGCACGTATAACAGGCATCAATACGATACAGAGAAACAAGAATGGCTGAAAAGGTTGTCTGATCACTTGGAAGGATTGGTAGCTTAG
- a CDS encoding DUF932 domain-containing protein produces the protein MMAHLVENMAYVGQQPWHGLGNLLAPKQPLEVWAKQAGMDWQIQESPVRFTSNTAGNLGEIHRFDDHKVLYRSDSKQALSVVSKRYQVVQPREVLEFYRDLTEVAGYELETAGVLKGGKKFWALAKTGQSAALKGADLIHGYLLLATSCDGTLATTATPTTIRVVCNNTLTIAVNGASAAIKVPHSTKFDAQAVKQQLGIAVSQWDTFMYRMRTLAERKVKTHEAMNYFLRVLCDTPAANGEQVTLSNERALKKVQSLYEGAGHGADLEAAKGTAWGLLNAVTEYVDHEKRARSSEHRIDSAWFGQGAALKQRALDAALQLAA, from the coding sequence ATGATGGCACATTTAGTGGAAAACATGGCCTATGTCGGGCAGCAGCCCTGGCATGGGCTCGGTAATTTATTGGCGCCCAAGCAACCGTTGGAAGTCTGGGCCAAGCAAGCCGGCATGGATTGGCAGATTCAGGAATCCCCGGTGCGGTTTACCTCGAATACCGCAGGTAATTTGGGTGAGATTCATCGCTTTGATGATCACAAGGTATTGTACCGCTCCGATTCCAAGCAGGCCTTGTCGGTAGTCTCGAAACGTTACCAGGTGGTACAGCCTAGGGAGGTGTTGGAGTTCTATCGGGATTTAACCGAAGTCGCAGGCTATGAACTGGAAACCGCTGGCGTGTTGAAAGGCGGCAAGAAGTTCTGGGCCTTGGCTAAAACCGGACAATCGGCGGCATTGAAAGGGGCCGATCTAATCCACGGCTATTTGCTGCTGGCCACTTCCTGTGACGGCACGCTAGCAACAACCGCCACGCCGACCACGATCCGGGTGGTCTGCAACAACACCCTGACCATTGCCGTCAACGGTGCCAGCGCAGCGATCAAGGTGCCGCACAGTACCAAATTCGATGCCCAAGCCGTCAAACAGCAACTGGGTATTGCCGTATCGCAATGGGATACCTTCATGTACCGGATGCGCACCCTGGCGGAACGCAAAGTCAAAACCCATGAGGCGATGAACTACTTCCTACGGGTGTTGTGCGATACCCCGGCAGCGAATGGCGAGCAAGTGACGCTGAGCAACGAACGGGCGTTGAAGAAAGTGCAAAGCCTGTATGAAGGGGCCGGTCATGGCGCCGATCTGGAAGCGGCCAAAGGCACGGCCTGGGGGTTACTCAATGCCGTGACCGAATACGTCGATCATGAAAAGCGGGCGCGTAGTAGCGAACACCGGATCGATTCGGCTTGGTTCGGTCAAGGTGCCGCCCTGAAACAACGGGCATTGGATGCGGCCTTGCAGTTGGCCGCATAA
- a CDS encoding DoxX family protein → MSIEAQASTSGIIWIGRILSGLVVAFLLFDAAIKLVPIQPVTDAMQELGFISSTQLARGLGILLLVCTILYAIPKTSPLGALLLTGYLGGAIAVQLRAGNPLFSHILFGCYVGIALWAGLLFRNRRLKSLFFT, encoded by the coding sequence ATGTCTATCGAGGCACAAGCAAGCACATCAGGCATTATCTGGATTGGCCGAATCCTCAGCGGATTAGTCGTTGCCTTCCTGCTATTCGACGCCGCAATAAAGCTGGTTCCTATTCAACCTGTCACGGATGCAATGCAGGAGTTGGGTTTCATCAGTTCAACCCAGTTGGCGCGCGGCCTTGGCATCTTACTTTTGGTTTGCACAATACTCTATGCCATCCCAAAAACATCACCACTCGGGGCCTTGCTATTAACCGGTTATCTCGGAGGCGCGATTGCAGTTCAGCTTCGGGCTGGCAATCCACTTTTTAGCCATATCTTGTTCGGCTGCTACGTAGGTATTGCTCTTTGGGCCGGTCTGCTCTTCCGAAATCGCCGATTAAAATCGCTGTTTTTTACTTAA